The DNA region CTTTCAATTTGGGAAAAACTTAATAATTAGTTTCGTAAATCGTTCGGTCGACGAGGAGTTAGTTTCTGATCGAATCGACGCTAGATGGCGCGCGCGTGTCTATCGGTAGGGATTACGGCACACTGCTATGTTATATTGACGGTCGCAGACGTGTCGTTTACTGCAACAATCGTCGTCGTTACGGCACACGAAACCGTGCGGTGCGCAGCAACGTTTCGTCGCTAGGTTACAGCGATTCGGTTCGCACTTCCAGTGAGACGAACACATCGTTCCCAGGCGGCGCCACTGGTCGTTCATTATTTTATCGAGCCTGAAAAAATAGAGAAACCACTTTGTGAGTAACCTAGGCTTAAGTATGGCTTAGTCACTTGATCTAACGGGTTTACTTGAACCTAACTCGGTACCAAAGACCCTTCGTATCGTAGGGAAAAAGAACCTTTACGCCTTACCTTTCAGAACCTCTGCGTTTGGTTGGTTCTTTTTCGTCCCTGGAAAAATTACACATTTTACACAATACACGTAGACAACACGGGTACAACAGCGGATAGatttataattcataattttgtaaaatgaaaaatatgaattattttgtGTGTGGTAGGATGTGTAGGGAGATATGGTGTATTAAAATTACAAGTAGTTGCATAATAGGGCGTGAGATAGAAAAtggatttgaaatttgaaagataagaattttctaTCGATTGACGAAAATCGGCTATTATTGTTGAGTGAATTACGGCAAAAGAGGAGCGAAAGTGAAGGGAGAAGGTTTGAACATTTGAATGGAAACAATTTTCGTGTGGGTGGAGACAAAAACGGTTATTATTGTTGCGTAAATTACCAATGTTTATAGCCTCGTTTTTCTTGTAGCCGTCCCGTTTGAATTGCATCATCCTCGTCGTCTGAAAGATAAAATGTCAGGATGCATTGTATGACGTCACGAAAAAGGGAATTTTATGACGAACATATTACGTGTTTTTGCAAATAAATTGactattttaataaaaaagctACAAAGCTCAGTATTAACGGGTCTTCGGCTGTGCACCattttaaataaatggaaataCGTAACGTTTTTttggggattcgaacccgatttGACGGTCTAGTAAATATAGCCGCAAGGTAGCGATAACCGATTTTAGGCACAGCAACTCAATCCATTCAAAATAAGCGTGAAAACGTGACAGTctctgggattcgaacctgacgcGACGATTTAGTAAACAGTTACCTTCGAAAACGTATCGTTTATTCGCGAAAACAGTGAGAATAATTCCTAATAAGACCACCAGGTAGAGCACGAAGTATCTTGTCGCTTTCATTGTTTCGCTAGTGTCGGAGCAGTCGCaatatctgaaatgatagaaatGAAAGGAATTTGAGAATAGTTTTTCGAAAAGTTCACCAATAAAGTAGAAAATCGATAATGATAATGCTagtaatgataacgataacaTTAACAGTCATaagaataataattcttatttttaataatttttcttAAGAATTGTTTCGTTCATAATTAACGACGTTAGCACGTTAGGTATGGACTTTGCACCGTAGTCTCATTGTGGATCAATATGGCTGAACGGTATTTCATAAGAAGATTAGTTTCCGAGTAAGTGAACCGTCAGATAAATTACATATCTTGGATACCTCACTCTTTGATATAATCACCCTTAACCAGGTCACAACAGAGATATCTAAAGGGTCACTTAGTAATCCAAGCTATAATTCGGTGATGAATGATAAATTCAGGTGACTCCTATCGCGTTAGGAATCCATAGGGGATCCATCAGGAATGAGCTAATTAATCTATAACTAATTAACGCCCTGGAACCCCATAGATCCAATTATaccaatataaatatatcgagaGATTCCTTCCAATCTCTCTAAGAGTGAACCTGCGCACTGATTTATGGACATCATTATGTAATTGTCTTTCACCCACCCTGATTTCTGGACatctatatctatatatagcCTAATTTATTGTCCTTCGTCCTCCACGCCTTTACGCAGTCCCTTAAGGGATACCTCTAAGTGTAGACTGCCCACGAGGTCCCAACAGTCATACTAATTCCTTGCTCTAACGATTGAAATATTCCAAGTGTGACCCCTACGGGAATATTAATAACAGATATTTGGCCAGTGCAGATTTCTGTACCAATTAAAATACACGTTTTAGAGTTTGACTAGACTCGAAAGAAGAGAGGAtgagagaaggagagagggagaggcacTGCTAAAATTCGGTTCAAGAATATCCAGGAGCAAGGATAAATTGTATGGGGTTTGGGATAATGTGTTAGGAAATAATATCTTACGACGATTTATGGAAATCGAAAAAGAATCTACTGAGAAAGCAAAAAGTCTTGGAGAACCCGGGCATCGATCCCGGTACCTCTCGCATGCTAAGCGAGCGCTCTACCATCTGAGCTAGTTCCCCTTCGATGTTTTGACGATGTGTGTCACGGAATTGACCTGACTATGACCTGTGTCCATGTTGGTCACTACTCAGGTGACCCAAAGATAAAGTACTCATTTTGTTACTGATAAAGTTGACGTTTTAGATATAGTCATAGATAGATTTCTTAACTCAAATCTGTTCGTTA from Tubulanus polymorphus chromosome 12, tnTubPoly1.2, whole genome shotgun sequence includes:
- the LOC141914071 gene encoding uncharacterized protein LOC141914071 isoform X1 is translated as MKATRYFVLYLVVLLGIILTVFANKRYVFEDDEDDAIQTGRLQEKRGYKHWDEKEPTKRRGSERLDKIMNDQWRRLGTMCSSHWKCEPNRCNLATKRCCAPHGFVCRNDDDCCSKRHVCDRQYNIAVCRNPYR
- the LOC141914071 gene encoding uncharacterized protein LOC141914071 isoform X2; its protein translation is MKATRYFVLYLVVLLGIILTVFANKRYVFEDDEDDAIQTGRLQEKRGYKHWLDKIMNDQWRRLGTMCSSHWKCEPNRCNLATKRCCAPHGFVCRNDDDCCSKRHVCDRQYNIAVCRNPYR